From a region of the Alnus glutinosa chromosome 1, dhAlnGlut1.1, whole genome shotgun sequence genome:
- the LOC133879912 gene encoding glucan endo-1,3-beta-glucosidase, basic vacuolar isoform-like, producing the protein MATFLKTSNRSLMAAIVLLLGLLAANLGTTGGQSIGVCYGMLGNNLPSASEVTSLYRSNNIKRMRIYDPNEAALQALKGSNIELMLGVPNSDLQKLASNPSDANSWVQRNVLSFWPSVRFRYIAVGNEVSPVNGGTASLAHFVLPAMQNVFNAIRSAGLHDHIKVSTAIDMTLIGNSYPPSQGAFRGDVRAYLDPIIGFLVYAKAPLLANVYTYFSYAGNPRDISLPYALFTSPSVVVWDGSRGYQNLFDAMMDALFSALERAGGASLEVVVSESGWPSAGGFATSVDNARSYYSNLIRHVKGGTPKRPGRAIETYLFAMFDENQKQPELEKHFGVFSPNKQPKYSLNFGGERIWDVSAEYNATVSLKSDM; encoded by the exons ATGGCTACCTTCTTGAAAACAAGCAACAGATCCTTAATGGCTGCTATCGTGCTACTTCTGGGACTCTTAGCGGCAAACCTTGGCACAACAg GTGGACAATCGATTGGCGTTTGTTATGGAATGCTGGGCAACAATCTCCCATCAGCTTCAGAAGTTACATCTCTCTACAGATCGAACAACATCAAGCGAATGAGAATCTATGATCCGAATGAAGCAGCTCTGCAAGCTCTTAAAGGCTCCAACATTGAACTCATGCTAGGCGTTCCAAACTCTGACCTTCAGAAACTCGCCTCCAACCCTTCCGACGCAAATTCATGGGTACAAAGAAACGTGCTGAGCTTCTGGCCTAGCGTCAGATTTCGATACATTGCAGTTGGAAACGAAGTAAGTCCTGTCAATGGAGGCACAGCTTCGCTGGCTCACTTTGTTCTCCCTGCCATGCAAAACGTTTTCAACGCTATCAGATCCGCCGGCCTTCACGACCATATCAAGGTTTCAACTGCCATTGACATGACCCTGATCGGAAACTCCTACCCGCCGTCGCAGGGAGCTTTCCGGGGAGATGTCAGGGCATATTTAGACCCCATCATCGGCTTCCTTGTGTATGCCAAGGCACCCTTGCTAGCCAACGTGTACACATATTTCAGCTACGCAGGGAATCCGCGCGACATATCTCTTCCGTATGCTCTGTTTACTTCCCCGTCGGTTGTTGTATGGGATGGTTCGCGgggataccaaaacctttttgaTGCCATGATGGATGCGTTGTTCTCAGCTCTTGAGAGGGCCGGAGGGGCTTCTCTGGAGGTTGTTGTGTCAGAGAGTGGATGGCCATCGGCCGGCGGGTTTGCTACCTCCGTCGATAACGCACGTTCTTATTACTCCAATTTGATCCGGCATGTCAAAGGGGGCACCCCCAAGAGGCCTGGCAGAGCTATAGAGACTTACCTGTTTGCCATGTTTGATGAGAATCAGAAACAGCCAGAGTTGGAGAAACACTTTGGAGTTTTCTCCCCAAATAAACAGCCCAAATACTCCCTCAATTTCGGTGGAGAAAGAATCTGGGATGTCTCTGCTGAGTATAATGCAACAGTTTCTCTTAAGAGTGATATGTAA
- the LOC133862977 gene encoding uncharacterized protein LOC133862977: MIGGAAGAKIRRWRSFDREAVMSVRPITCQIRECNPQPDPSVVDSRRARSQFPAGQGVFRPNPEDPKPSDPEPDPVTRRPERKTRFFLCVFWRLFLRNQWRFSGEFAMKILGVKARSRC; encoded by the exons ATGATCGGCGGTGCTGCTGGGGCTAAAATCCGGCGATGGAGGAGCTTCGATCGTGAAGCCGTAATGTCCGTGCGACCCATAACCTGCCAAATTCGGGAGTGCAACCCGCAACCCGATCCTTCGGTGGTGGACTCCCGGCGAGCCAGAAGCCAATTTCCGGCTGGTCAAGGTGTTTTCCGACCTAACCCCGAAGACCCGAAGCCCAGTGACCCAGAACCCGACCCCGTGACCCGAAGACCtgagaggaagacccggttcttcctgTGCGTTTTTTGGCGACTTTTCCTGCGGAATCAGTGGCGTTTTTCCGGTGAATTTGCTatgaaaatccttggg gtaaaagctcgatcccgatgctAA